The region AAAAGTGACACGATTCTTCCAGGACCAGgatcaagcacgggcctgggaatcagaaagtcttgaattttgatcctggctctgctacttgtctgctgtgtgaccttgggcaagttactttacttctccatgcctgagtaacctcatctgtaaaatgagaattgaaattgtgaaccctaagtggaacagggactgtggatcctatttccttggatccaccccagcacttagtacagtgcctgtcacagagaaagcgcttaacaaataccccaattattattattattgtttcccagCCAGGGCCTCCTGGCTGTTCTCTTCCAGTGGACCTAAGGCCAATCATCTGGGTGGACCaggcagggaaaagagaagaaataaagCCCTAGAGGATAGCAAAGATAAAGTCGGACCCTGAAAAAGATGAGCTGATGGATGCAGATCATTTGCAAATACAGTAGGAATTCTACTGCTACACTAGTTCCTTGCCTGAGCAGTTTGCTTTTCTCCAAAAGGGTGTGGCAGAATTTGAAGAGTGCAGCTTGGGAGAAACCGATTTAAGGTGCTCAGAAAAACGCAGGAAAATGAGGGGTCTAGAAAAAACACCATGTTCTATACCAAGCAGACACTCAGGAAGTAACAGAGGTGATGAAGGTGATGGCGATAGCTATCTGGAGCAGCGGAGCCTTCTGGGTTTCTAGAGTCCTCGGGGCCCAAGCTGCAAAGGGCCAGCTTTTGGGTCCATGAAAGGTCTCTGAATAAGCCACTCGGCAACCACCTTTAAAGATGCTTTCAGCCCTGGGTCGAGATATGTGCCAAACTTTTGCACCGTTGGAAACTTGGTGACAACTGCTGTTTTCTGTCACAAATAAAAAAGTTCCTCTTGGCTTTCAGGTTCCATTTAGAAATTCAACTGAAGATGTCTAGCAAAACGACAAACACCAACAATATAGCTCAGGCAAGAAGAACTGTGCAACAGCTGCGATTAGAAGCCTCCATAGAGAGAATAAAGGTAAGATAAAAGCTCATAATGTGCTGGAACTCCTCCCTCTGTATCCCTTACCCCTCTCGTAACAGAACTTCTGAACAAGTGGGATAAGATTATTTAAGCTAGCTCGGTTTCCACATTCTACCATGACATTCTGGGTTTAGCTGCTGAGATTTAATCATCATCCAATATGTTCCAACCTCACTCTGAGAATACAGCCACCGCCTTGACAAGTGGCCTCCAAACCAGCAAGAGAGCTCGATGTTGTGAAACTCTAGCCACAGCGATTTAGCCAATACCCTTTAGTTTACTAAATGCTCatggtgtgctaagcactgaggtagatacaagaaaatcagacccAACACAAACCCGGAGTTACATACGGATCTCCGCTGGTAACCGGGAACTAAGTGTGTTCCAAGACCTAGCAATGCCACAGACGTCAAGAAGATAGACAGTTGAAGCAAGAAGATGGGCCTGTTCTTGAGGAGACTCGCAGTTGATGAAttgtatggcatttgtgaagtgcttacattgtgctctACACAGATCTACtaggtgctaagtgctgaggtagatgcaagataaatgattgtctctgttccacacaggagTCGCAGTCTaagaaagggggagagcaggtatctgatgcttattttaccgatgagggaattgaagcccagagaaattgtgtgacttgcccaaagtggcccagcaggccagtgacagaactggaactagaatctGTGTCtcgtgactcctaaacccggaccCCTATGGCCCCAGGGTTCAGATCCAGCTGGAGGTTTACAGATCTGAAGCTTGGTGTCCAGTTGTTCACATGGTTTTGAGACCAAAggatctccccttcccttccccctaccACCCCCTCAAGCAGTGCCATCAGTAACACTTGCTGTTGAAAGTCACTATCAAACAGCAAGACAAGATCACAGCCAATGAGGTTTTAGAATGAAATCAGCCTTCTAGCGTTGTAGCTATGCTCACCCCACCCAACTTCGCCATGAGGCCATGTGAGGCAAGTGGATGGCAGTAggatatatattttttatggtatttcttaagcgttttctacactgtactgaatgctggggtggatacatgttaatcagactGTAAATAAtgcctgtcacacatgggactccccgtcttaatctccattttacaggtgaggaaactgaggccagagaggccAGATAGatagcgttgggatagatacaagataatcagattggacgcagtccctttcccgattagggttcacaatcttaatcccactttacaggtgaggcaattgaagcccagagaaagcgtgacttgcctaaggtcacacagcagacaaatggcggagccaacattagaacccatgaccttctgattcccaggcccgtgcattatccactaggccaccctgcttcaataatccatgtcccacatggggctcatgatcttaatccccattgtgtagatgaggtaaccaaggtacaaagaagtgaagtgacttgcccaaggtcacacagcagacaagtggcagagctgggattagagctcagatccttCTGAGCCTCAGGCCCGTGTTCGATCTACAAGGCCACGCTGCGATCACCCGTCATGGGGTCCCGAGCCCAGCCCCTCAGCATCCACTGGTGCTGATTCCGGAGGCTTCCGCAGACCGTTCAGCCCCCGGATAATGTCAATCTACCATACCGGCCACCTTTCCtcacctttctctttttcctcctttccccttccccaagcccGTCTTTCTGAATTTCCCATCCTTTGCCACAGAAGCAAAGGACTTGACTTGGAGCCCAGAAACCTCATTTGGTTCTCTGTTCCACGGGCTGACTGAGGAGATGTCACGGGGCATGACCCTTCCCTGGATGAAAGCATCTAAAAGTTCGATGCGGTAAtctctcttttgcctctttgGTTTGCACTTCAGGTTTCCAAAGCATCCGCCGATCTCATGTCCTACTGTGAGGAGCACGCCAGGAGCGATCCTTTGCTAATGGGGATCCCGACGTCAGAAAACCCTTTCAAGGATAAAAAAACGTGCATCATATTATAACGGAGCGGAGAATTCCTCCATAGCATCCTCTGCCAAGCAAATCGCAAGCCTTTCTTTGGAGAAATTCCCTTGGGTTGTCCTTCAGTACCCATGGCtaaaaatgaaaatgcttttAAATCGTTTAAGTGGTTTTTCAAGCCTTTCTCTTTCGGTTTCCCTTTCTTAAGAACATCCGTATCAGATTATTAGACAGCCAATTGCATTCATTTCTTGACGGTTGGAACGATGTTGGAATATAGAGGAATAGAGGAAGGCCATtgatgggtgtgtgtgagagagagagtgtgtgtgagcgTCTGTGTGTGCGTGTTCGGTTTGGCTTTATTTAACTATGCATAGTGtctatttgtattttatttttaaggagGTTTAGAAACCACAGTCAAGACCAAAGTTGCCTCAGCTTCTCTCCAGATTAGCAAGGCCAATGAGAATTTAAATCATCGCCATCCGTAATTTACTTTATATTTTAATAGGATTTGTGCCTATATGTACAGTATACAGTTGATATATGTGTTTGCATATATGTTTTTGTATAT is a window of Ornithorhynchus anatinus isolate Pmale09 chromosome 18, mOrnAna1.pri.v4, whole genome shotgun sequence DNA encoding:
- the GNG12 gene encoding guanine nucleotide-binding protein G(I)/G(S)/G(O) subunit gamma-12, with the protein product MSSKTTNTNNIAQARRTVQQLRLEASIERIKVSKASADLMSYCEEHARSDPLLMGIPTSENPFKDKKTCIIL